The stretch of DNA GATAGTGCTGAATCAGTAACTTAGCTAAAGCTGTCAGTTGCTGATACTGCGCCTCGGTGTAGGCCAGCGTATCGGTTCCCTCAAGCTCAATACCGATAGAAAAGTCGTTGCACTTTTCTCTTCCCTGATAGCTTGAAACGCCCGCATGCCACGCACGTTTATCGAAAGGGACATACTGAACAATTTCGCCGTCGCGGCGAATCAGGCAATGGGCAGAGACGCGTAAATGTGAAATACCGGCAAAGTAAGGATGAGCCTCAGGGTCGAGCGTCCCGGCAAAGAGTGCGTCAATCCAGGGGCCACCAAATTCCCCCGGCGGCAAACTGATATTGTGCACCACCAGCAACGAGGGATTTTCCTCTTCCGGTCGGCCGTCAAAATGCGGGGATGGCAGATGTTTTACCCCCACCAGCCAGCCGTCTTTAAGCTGCATGAGAGGTTCTCCTTAGAGTGGTACTTGAAGTCGCTTCAGAGTAGCATGAAACGATACTAACTTATTCATTCTGGAGTTTTATCATGCCGCCCCGCCGTTATAATCCTGACCGCCGACGTGACGAGCTGCTCGAACGAATTACCCTCGATATACCTCTCGCCGTAGCGCAGGCGCTGCGGGAAGATCTGGGGGGTGAGGTCGACCCGAACAACGACATCACGGCGCAGTTATTACCCCCAGAAAGTACGTCGCACGCGGTCGTCATCACCCGCGAAAATGGCATTTTTTGCGGTAAACGCTGGGTAGAAGAAGTCTTTATTCAGCTCGGTGGGGATGTGACGGTGACCTGGCATGTTGAAGACGGCACGGAAGTCACCAGCAATCAGCCTCTGTTTGAGCTTAACGGCCCGGCACGTGTTCTGTTAACCGGCGAACGAACCGCGCTAAACTTTGTGCAAACGCTGTCCGGCGTAGCCAGCGAAGTTCACAGCTACGTTGCGCTGCTTGAAGGCACTAAAACGCAGCTGCTTGATACCCGTAAGACGCTTCCTGGCCTGCGTACCGCGCTGAAATATGCGGTGCTTTGCGGCGGAGGCAGCAACCATCGTCTGGGGCTGTCCGATGCTTTCCTGATAAAGGAAAACCACATTATCGCCTCCGGCTCTATTCGCCAGGCGGTAGAAAAAGCGTTCTGGATGCACCCTGACGTGCCGGTAGAAGTGGAAGTCGAGTCGCTTGATGAACTGGAGCAGGCGCTGAAAGCCGGGGCTGATATCATCATGCTGGACAACTTTACCGTCGACCAAATGCGTGAGGCCGTCGCGCTGACGCAGGGGAAAGCACGCCTGGAAGTCTCAGGCAACGTAACCAAAGAGACGTTGAGAACCTTCGCTGATACCGGCGTGGATTATATCTCTGTTGGCGCCCTGACCAAACACGTGCGTGCCCTCGACCTGTCTATGCGCTTCCGCTGACTCTCCATTGCTGCGGGCGTGCCTCCGGTTACGTCCGCAGTTTTGCGCACCCGCTTCCATTTCGAATGTTGATCAACACAATCGCTATAACTACTGCGGAAGCTATTTCCCGAATCCTGATTTCCCCATTCGCTATTGCCTAACCCGTTTAGCACAGTGCTGCTCTCTAACCAAAGGAGCGGCAAATGAACAAGCAAAAAGGGTTTACGCTAATCGAACTCATGGTGGTGATAGGTATCATCGCTATTCTTAGCGCCATCGGCATTCCGGGGTATCAAAACTACCTTCGTAAAGCAGCATTGACCGATATGCTGCAAACCTTCTTACCCTATCGTACCGCCATTGAACTCTGCGCGATTGAACGGGGTGGAATCACCGGCTGTAACGCAGGCAGCAACGGCATTGCGGAAACCAGAACGACGCGCTACGTCGGGGCAATGAGCGTAGCCAGCGGTATCGTGACGTTAAGCGGACAGGAATCGCTGAACGGGCTGACGGCAACATTCACCCCACAGTGGAGCGACACCAGCGGCGTAACCGGTTGGGTCAGGAGCTGCAATGCCGAAAACGGCTCCCCTCTAAAACAAGCCTGCGAGGACGTTTTCCGCTTTAACGAAAGCAAAGCAGGAGCTGGCGAATGAACGCAAAAGAGCAGCTTCATTCCCTTTGCCAACACTACAATGCCGTACTGGTAGAAGAGACGCAAAACGTATTACGGATTGCGACGCTTGAAGCCCCGGGTGAGCAGCTGTATGAGGCATTACGCTTTTTCTGTAACAAGCATATTGATGTAGAGATATGGCCCGCTGAAAAGCTGGAGAAATGGCAAACCCACGAATTCACACAACCCTCAGAGAAAGATCACGGCAGCTCGGTGGTCACGCTATTAAATACAACCCTCGCCGCCGCAGTGCAGCAGCGGGCCTCCGATATCCATTTTGAACCCTTGGAGAACGCCTTTCGCATTCGACTCCGCATTGATGGCGTCCTTCAGTGCCAACCGCTGCTGCCGCAGGCAATGATTGCGCCCGTCACCGCCAGGCTCAAAATTTTGGCGAACCTGGATATTGCTGAAAAGCGATTGCCGCAGGACGGACAAATGGATTATCTCGCCGAAGGCGTGAAAGCCTCGTTCCGCGTCTCGACGCTACCTTGCCGCCATGGTGAAAAAGTTGTTTTAAGGATCCTCCAGCAAGGCAAACAGAGTATGGATATGCACTCGTTGGGCATGTCGGAAGGCGAAACAGAGCAATTCAGGCATTCACTCGATACCCCTCAGGGCATGATTTTGGTTACCGGGCCTACCGGCAGCGGAAAGACCATAACGCTTTATAGCGCCCTGGCGGCGCTTAACCGGCCGGGCATTAACGTCTGTAGCGTGGAAGATCCGGTAGAAATCCCTCAGGAGGGGCTCAACCAAACGCAAATAAACCCCAAGGCCGGGCTCACCTTTCAAAGCGTCCTTCGCGCCTTATTGAGACAGGATCCGGACGTCATTATGGTCGGTGAAATCCGGGACGGAGAAACGGCAGAAATAGCTATTAAGGCAGCCCAGACCGGACACCTGGTTTTGTCGACGCTTCATACTAACTCTACCGTTGAAACGCTTGTCCGGCTGGAGCAAATGGCGGTTCCTCGCTGGATGATTGCTTCAGCCGTGAATATCATCGTGGCCCAAAGGCTGGTGAGAAAACTTTGCCCCCACTGCAAAAAACGTAGCGAAACGCCCATCAGATTACCCCGCCATCTTTGGCCTTCTGAGTTGCCACAATGGCACGCTCCTGGATGCGAAAGATGCTACGGGGGATATTATGGGCGTACGGCGTTATTTGAACTGCTCCCTTTTTCTGCAGCCCTGCGGGTAGCAATTGCTCAGGGTGAACCTGCGGCTAAGATTGAAGCGTTAGCCAAAGAGCAAGGCATGCGTACGCTGTTCGAGAGCGGCTGCCTTGTGGTCGAACAAGGGCACACCTCTTTGGCAGAGGTTTATCGGGTGTTAGGGGTGCCAAATGCCTAAGCCCCAGCTCTGGTCCTGGGAAGCCATTGACGCCGAGGGGCAGTTGAGGACCGGCGTAATGCTAGCCGGTGAACGTACCTTGTTGGAGGAAGAGCTTCACAAGCAGCAGCTTCAGCTACTCAGTGTTAAAAAATCCTTTATAGCAGGAAGTGCCTGCTGGCACATTCAGCAGAAGATAGACGTTATCCGGCAGCTTGCGGCCCTGCTTCACGCCGGCATTGCCTTAACGGACGCGCTGCTGCTCATTGCGCGTCAGCACCCAAAACCTGAATGGTCAGCTTTATTGCAGCATATTGAACAGCAGGTATCACAGGGCATTCCGCTTTCAGAAACGCTTAAACAGTGGCCCCGTATCTTCCCGCCACTCTTTATCGCCTTATTGCATACCGGTGAACTGACCGGCAGGCTTGCAGAATGCTGCGAGCGGCTGGCCGAGCAGCAAGAACAGCAATATAAACTCACCAAAAAGGTGATGAAAGCCCTTCGCTATCCGCTTTTTATTTTTCTGGTCGCACTGCTGGTTACCGCAGGCATGGTGGGGTTTGTTCTGCCAGAATTCGCTAATATCTACCGCTCTTTTAATGCTCCCCTGCCCGCCATTACCCAGGCCGTCATGAGCATTTCAGCGTGGGCAACGACGCAGAGTGGCTGGTGGATTTTGGCCGCTATCATTCTTGCCGTTACAGGCTGGTGGCTTCGTCGTACTCGCCCCAGTCTTCGGGATAAAGAGCAATTATTGCTGCTAAAAATACCGGTGATTGCGCCATTGAGGCGCGGTCAATTACTGAGCCAGATATTCACCGTGCTTACGCTCTCACAACATTCCGGCGTGCCCCTGTTACAGGGGCTTGAGGCGGTTGAGAAAACGCTAATACAGCTTTTCTGGCAACGACAGATAGCGGACATACGCAAGCAGGTTTCCGAGGGCCAACCATTATGGCGAGCGCTGGAGCAGTCGGGCCATTTCACGCCGCTTTGCCAGCAGTTGGTTCGCATCGGTGAGGAATCAGGGTCACTGGATTTGATGCTTGAACGCTTAGCGCGCTGGCATTATGAGAAAACGCAGGAACTGGCCGAAAACCTTGCCGCAACGCTGGAGCCAGTCATGATGCTGGTCATTGGCTTGATCATTGGCACGCTGGTGATTGCGATGTATCTGCCTATTTTCCAGATGGGAGAGGCCATGAGCGGAGGAGGATGACGCAGCCGCAGCTGCGCCATCAATGCTTATCAGAGGCTATTGAAAACGCGGTTTTCCTGCTCCGCCACGCGGATGAAGGTCGTGCGTTTAGTCAGCTCTTTCAGGCGAGATGCTCCCACATAGGTGCAGGCTGAACGCAGGCCGCCGAGAATATCACGAGCGGTATTTTCAACCGGGCCACGCAGAGGCAGCTTAACGGTTTTTCCTTCTGCGGCGCGGTACTGCGCAACGCCACCAACGTGGCGGGTCATTGCAGACTCAGAGCTCATGCCGTAAAACAGCATAAATTTCTCACCGTCCTGCTCCACAACGGTACCGCCGCTTTCTTCGTGCCCTGCCAGCATGCCGCCCAGCATGACGAAGTCTGCGCCGCCGCCAAA from Cedecea neteri encodes:
- the ampD gene encoding 1,6-anhydro-N-acetylmuramyl-L-alanine amidase AmpD, with the translated sequence MQLKDGWLVGVKHLPSPHFDGRPEEENPSLLVVHNISLPPGEFGGPWIDALFAGTLDPEAHPYFAGISHLRVSAHCLIRRDGEIVQYVPFDKRAWHAGVSSYQGREKCNDFSIGIELEGTDTLAYTEAQYQQLTALAKLLIQHYPDIAKNMTGHSDIAPGRKTDPGPSFDWPRFLGAVEKATDKEST
- the gspE gene encoding type II secretion system protein GspE — encoded protein: MNAKEQLHSLCQHYNAVLVEETQNVLRIATLEAPGEQLYEALRFFCNKHIDVEIWPAEKLEKWQTHEFTQPSEKDHGSSVVTLLNTTLAAAVQQRASDIHFEPLENAFRIRLRIDGVLQCQPLLPQAMIAPVTARLKILANLDIAEKRLPQDGQMDYLAEGVKASFRVSTLPCRHGEKVVLRILQQGKQSMDMHSLGMSEGETEQFRHSLDTPQGMILVTGPTGSGKTITLYSALAALNRPGINVCSVEDPVEIPQEGLNQTQINPKAGLTFQSVLRALLRQDPDVIMVGEIRDGETAEIAIKAAQTGHLVLSTLHTNSTVETLVRLEQMAVPRWMIASAVNIIVAQRLVRKLCPHCKKRSETPIRLPRHLWPSELPQWHAPGCERCYGGYYGRTALFELLPFSAALRVAIAQGEPAAKIEALAKEQGMRTLFESGCLVVEQGHTSLAEVYRVLGVPNA
- the ppdD gene encoding prepilin peptidase-dependent pilin — translated: MNKQKGFTLIELMVVIGIIAILSAIGIPGYQNYLRKAALTDMLQTFLPYRTAIELCAIERGGITGCNAGSNGIAETRTTRYVGAMSVASGIVTLSGQESLNGLTATFTPQWSDTSGVTGWVRSCNAENGSPLKQACEDVFRFNESKAGAGE
- the hofC gene encoding protein transport protein HofC gives rise to the protein MPKPQLWSWEAIDAEGQLRTGVMLAGERTLLEEELHKQQLQLLSVKKSFIAGSACWHIQQKIDVIRQLAALLHAGIALTDALLLIARQHPKPEWSALLQHIEQQVSQGIPLSETLKQWPRIFPPLFIALLHTGELTGRLAECCERLAEQQEQQYKLTKKVMKALRYPLFIFLVALLVTAGMVGFVLPEFANIYRSFNAPLPAITQAVMSISAWATTQSGWWILAAIILAVTGWWLRRTRPSLRDKEQLLLLKIPVIAPLRRGQLLSQIFTVLTLSQHSGVPLLQGLEAVEKTLIQLFWQRQIADIRKQVSEGQPLWRALEQSGHFTPLCQQLVRIGEESGSLDLMLERLARWHYEKTQELAENLAATLEPVMMLVIGLIIGTLVIAMYLPIFQMGEAMSGGG
- the nadC gene encoding carboxylating nicotinate-nucleotide diphosphorylase produces the protein MPPRRYNPDRRRDELLERITLDIPLAVAQALREDLGGEVDPNNDITAQLLPPESTSHAVVITRENGIFCGKRWVEEVFIQLGGDVTVTWHVEDGTEVTSNQPLFELNGPARVLLTGERTALNFVQTLSGVASEVHSYVALLEGTKTQLLDTRKTLPGLRTALKYAVLCGGGSNHRLGLSDAFLIKENHIIASGSIRQAVEKAFWMHPDVPVEVEVESLDELEQALKAGADIIMLDNFTVDQMREAVALTQGKARLEVSGNVTKETLRTFADTGVDYISVGALTKHVRALDLSMRFR